CGAAGCCTTCCCCGCCCACCATCGCGTACAGGATCCGCCCCGCCTTGGGCAGCGTCTCGGAGCGGAAGAACACCCAGCCGACCACCGCCGCCAGGAAGGTCAACGCCCGCGAGAGGCCGACCGACTTGGGCACGAATCCTCTTTTCCGCAGCAGGTGATATCCCGCCAGCAGCACGCCGTGGTACAGGCCCCAGACCACGAAGGTCCAATTGGCGCCGTGCCATAGTCCCCCGAGGAACATGGTGATGAACAAGTTGCGCGCCGTCGCAAGCGTGGTGCCGCGCGAGCCGCCCAGCGTTATGAAAAGATAGTCCCGCAGCCAGGTGCTCAGGCTCATGTGCCAGCGCCGCCAGAAGTCCCCGATGTTCTCGGCTTTGTACGGCGAGTTGAAATTCTGCGGGAACTGGATCCCGAGAAGGTGCGCAAGCCCCACCGCCATATCGCTGTAGCCGGAAAAGTCAAAGTAAAGCTGGAAGGTGTAGCCGAGCGCTCCGATCCATGCCGCCGCCATTCCCTGCCCCTGTGGCCCGGCGAAATACGCGTTCACCTGCGGCGCTAGCTGGTCGGCGATCAACAGCTTCTTCGCCATGCCCATCACGAAGAAGTAGATCCCCACCGACGCCTGGTGCCACGGCAGCCGGCTCTTCAGGTCGTTGAACTGGTCCTCGATGTCGGCGTAGCGCACGATCGGCCCCGCGATCAGGTGCGGGAACATGGCCACAAACGTCGAAAAATGCAGGACGCTCTTCGCCGGCTTAACGATCCGCCGGTAGATGTCGATGGTGTAGCTCATCGAGTTGAAGGTGTAGAACGAGATCCCGATGGGCAGGATGATGTTCAGCACCGGCGCGAAACCGATCAGACCCATGCTCTCGGCCACCGTGTTCGCCGAGCGCGCGAAGAAGCCGTAGTACTTGAAGAATCCGAGGATGGTGAGGTTGAAGCTTAGCGAGCACACCAGCCACAGCTTGCGGGTGCGGGAATCATCGCTGCGGGCGATGTGCTGGCCCGCGATGTAGTCCACGGTGGTCGAAGCGATCATCAGCGGCAGGAAGCGCCAGTCCCACCAGGCGTAGAAGAGGTAGCTGGCCAGGGTGAGGAACACCAGCCGCGCCGCGGTATGCCGCAGCTGCCACCAGCCCAGCAGCGCCAGAGGCAGGAATACGAAAACAAAGATGTAGCTGTTGAAGAGCATCCGGCTGAAGGTTCAGTCGCGTTTCGAGCTTCGCACAGCCGAGGGCGGCTGTGCCACACAAAAGGCAAACGGCACAGCCGGTCCGCTGTGCCGTTTGGGGGAGAGCCACCCGAGCTACGGGCGCTTTACTTGCAGGAGGGGCGACATGTTGATGCTGGATTGCGCAGCGGCCGGAACGGAGACACTGCCGCCTGGCGCGCCGGCGGGCGACACCGTCGCAGGAGCTGTTTCCGGCGCCGGCGAGTTCTCCGGCGCGGTCGCCGATTCGCCCTCGCTCACCTGGCGCTTCAGGTAAGGCCGCAGCGGCGTCACTTCAAACGGCATCTTCTCCCGCGCCGACAGCAGCGGCAGCGGCCTGGCTTTCACCATCTCGATGGAGCTGCTCCAGGGATCGAGCTTGACGCGCGCGCCCAGGGGCAGCGCCGCCACCTGTTCCGTGCGCTGCATCTGGAGCTCAGGCGCGCTGGCGGCCAGGCCGGCCATGCTCACGGTGTTGCCGTGGATGAGCGGGTTGCCCAGCCGCGGCGTGGTCAGGTTGGGCAGCGACCCGGCGCGCGCCTGGAGCTGACGCAGGAACAGGCCTGCGTTGCCCAGTTTCGCGGAATACGGCGAAGCCTTCAGGAACGCGATGGCCTTGGTGTCCGCCTCGTCCTCCTCGTGCTCCGCGCGGCGCAGCCGCATCTTCTGCAAGGTCTCGGGATCGGAGAACAGCATGCGGTCGCTGAAGGCGTATTTCGTGTTCAGGCGGTGGCCGAGCGCGATGTGCGCCAGCTCACGCGACAGCACTGCCGCCAGGCTGGCTTCGTCGGGCAACGTGTCGATCAGCCCGCGGCTCAGCACGATGGTGTGGCCCACGGTGAAGGACTCCAGCGGCGAGGTCAGCAGCACGCGGCACTGCACCTCGGGCTCGATGTCGAGGTTGTTGGTCACCTCGAGGTTGTTGACCACCGTGTTGAGGACCTTGTCCACTTCGCCTTTGGGCGCGATCAGGCCCGCGCGCTCCAGGCGCTCGATCACGTTCTGCTCGGCTTCGCCTTCGAACATGCGCTGGCTCTGCAACGGCGAGTATTCTTCCGCGGTCTGGCTGTGGTCCTGCGCGCCCGTCTTGGATTCGACCTTGATGCGCGTCAGCTCGTCCTCGTACCCGGCGAATTTCGGGTCGTAGCCCCACAGACGGGTCTGGGACTTGAAGCGCAGCGTGCGGAACATTGCGTACTTCATGTCCGACTCTTCGTTGTAGACCAGGGTAGGCAGCCAAAGGCCGGGCCGGACATTCTGCCGCCAGCTGTCGAAATGGAAGTTGTACTTGAACATCCCGGGCGCTTCGTGCGTCCCATTGAAGCGCACGATGTTGTACTCCTGGTCTTCGACCCAGATGCGTCCCAGGAACCCCGCCTTCGAGCCCTTCGCCGGCTTCACGTCGTACACCATGGTGCGGATGTCGCCCAGGAATTCCCGGCGCACGAAGGTGAAGCCGTAATGCGCCCGGTCGAAGTGCTCGCCGTCCACCAGGATCAGCCCGTCGAAGCCTTCGGGCGCGAACTTCACGGTGAACATGCCGCCGAACACGCCCAGCACGCGTTTGGTTCGGCCCTGCTTCTCGGTGTAGCTGGCTTCAGTGATGGCTTTGGACAGCTTCATGCGTCCCAGGAAGTACTCGTCCTTCTCCGGCACCGAACCCAGTTCGGCGTCCGGACGCATGTACTGGACGTAGGTCTCGACCAGAGGCGAGAAGTTGTGCAGGTTCTGCACCAGTAACTGCTCGCGCGCGATGAAGCGGTCGATCACCTGGCTGTCGGGAACCGCTTGCTCCTGCGCCAGCGCCATCGTGGCCAGCAGAAGCGTGAACAGGACCAGATCTACTTTCTTCATAGGCTCACCCCATCGATGCAGCGCCGTACGCGCTCGGATCAATATGCCAGTTCAAAAACGATGTGCAGCATGGCCGTAGAATCCAAGGGCTGGCCGTCGCGGCGCGCCGGCCGGAAGCGGATCTGTTGCGCGGCGCGGACTGCGGCCTCATCCAGCCCGTGTCCCAATCCGCGGGCCACGCGTTGGACGCGCAGCGAGCCGTCGGCGCCGAATACGACCTCCAGCAGCACCTCGCCCTCGATCTTCAGTTGCCGCGCTTCCGCGGTATAGACCGGGCGCGGCTTGGAGAGGATCTCGACCGGCTTCAGGTCTCCCCTGTCGCTCTGGACGCGCATCCTCGAACCGCCAGTTACGGCTGAGCCGTCGCCGAACCCTCCGGCATGCACTTCGCGGGAGCTTCCCCCAGCCAGCGGGGTCGCGATGCCGTTCCCGAACCCGGCGCTGGCCACCGTGCCGCGCACCCCGTGCGCGCCGCCGGAGCCGTTCCCATATCCACCGCCGCCGAAGGGCAGGTCGGGGGAGCCGAGATGGGCCACGAGAAGTCGCGCGTCGCGGCGGCCCTCGCCATTCACTCCGTTCTCGTCACCAAAACCGCCGGTCTGGACCTTCGCTACCGCCGCCTTGACCGTGGGCTTGGCGGAGCTCCCTTCGCCCAGCACGCCCGTCTTCACTTCGTGCACTAGCTTGGGCTGCACCGGCGCGGGCGCCGGAACGACCGGATCGAACTTGGCACCAACGACCTTGGGCGGCTCGATCTCGCGCTCAACCTGCCGCATTCGCCGCGGCACTTCGAGCTTGGCAACCGTGGCCGGGTCCACTTGGGGCACCGGCGGCAGCTTCACCTTGGGCGCAGCCTGTACGTGCTTCGGCGCCTGATACTCGCTCAGCAGCGGCATGACCAGGTAGCCGGACGTCGGCTTGTGAAGAACGATCTGGGGATGCGTCAGGGGGATCAGCGCCACCAGCATCAGCGCCGCGGTGTGTACCAGCAGGCTGGCGCTGAACTGCCGCGTGCGGCGTGGTGGTTCCGCCAGGGGAGCGAGCAGCGAGTTGAATGTGTAGTCCATCCCCACTCCTGGAACTCGCCCCGAGCTTATGGGTGTCCCGAAACTCTCACAAGATGTCCGGCGGGCAGCATCCGGGACCGGTCACGGCATTGGCCGATGGGTCACCCCGGCGTACCCACCGGAAGGTCATTGGCCCATTCGCCCTCGACTCTGGGAGAGCGGCCACCACGAGGGAATCACTGTAGGGACAATGATTTGCAAACCGCCGGCGGATATCGGGAAGGCAACAGCTACTTCGCCGGGAAATAGCTGGGCGCGGCGGCGCGAGAGTCGTCAACCGGTCCAGATTGGGAACATTCCCGTCGCGGGACGCAGTATTCCATTGCCGTTTCACTTGGTCGCGTGTCTTCCCCCCACTACACCAAAGTCACGT
This genomic stretch from Terriglobia bacterium harbors:
- a CDS encoding TonB family protein, which gives rise to MDYTFNSLLAPLAEPPRRTRQFSASLLVHTAALMLVALIPLTHPQIVLHKPTSGYLVMPLLSEYQAPKHVQAAPKVKLPPVPQVDPATVAKLEVPRRMRQVEREIEPPKVVGAKFDPVVPAPAPVQPKLVHEVKTGVLGEGSSAKPTVKAAVAKVQTGGFGDENGVNGEGRRDARLLVAHLGSPDLPFGGGGYGNGSGGAHGVRGTVASAGFGNGIATPLAGGSSREVHAGGFGDGSAVTGGSRMRVQSDRGDLKPVEILSKPRPVYTAEARQLKIEGEVLLEVVFGADGSLRVQRVARGLGHGLDEAAVRAAQQIRFRPARRDGQPLDSTAMLHIVFELAY
- a CDS encoding MBOAT family protein, whose product is MLFNSYIFVFVFLPLALLGWWQLRHTAARLVFLTLASYLFYAWWDWRFLPLMIASTTVDYIAGQHIARSDDSRTRKLWLVCSLSFNLTILGFFKYYGFFARSANTVAESMGLIGFAPVLNIILPIGISFYTFNSMSYTIDIYRRIVKPAKSVLHFSTFVAMFPHLIAGPIVRYADIEDQFNDLKSRLPWHQASVGIYFFVMGMAKKLLIADQLAPQVNAYFAGPQGQGMAAAWIGALGYTFQLYFDFSGYSDMAVGLAHLLGIQFPQNFNSPYKAENIGDFWRRWHMSLSTWLRDYLFITLGGSRGTTLATARNLFITMFLGGLWHGANWTFVVWGLYHGVLLAGYHLLRKRGFVPKSVGLSRALTFLAAVVGWVFFRSETLPKAGRILYAMVGGEGFGSLHVPHVYLALIVLAAAISFFAPNTWEIKLAPKPRYAYLLALLLLFAILLLEKESPFLYFQF
- a CDS encoding M48 family metalloprotease codes for the protein MKKVDLVLFTLLLATMALAQEQAVPDSQVIDRFIAREQLLVQNLHNFSPLVETYVQYMRPDAELGSVPEKDEYFLGRMKLSKAITEASYTEKQGRTKRVLGVFGGMFTVKFAPEGFDGLILVDGEHFDRAHYGFTFVRREFLGDIRTMVYDVKPAKGSKAGFLGRIWVEDQEYNIVRFNGTHEAPGMFKYNFHFDSWRQNVRPGLWLPTLVYNEESDMKYAMFRTLRFKSQTRLWGYDPKFAGYEDELTRIKVESKTGAQDHSQTAEEYSPLQSQRMFEGEAEQNVIERLERAGLIAPKGEVDKVLNTVVNNLEVTNNLDIEPEVQCRVLLTSPLESFTVGHTIVLSRGLIDTLPDEASLAAVLSRELAHIALGHRLNTKYAFSDRMLFSDPETLQKMRLRRAEHEEDEADTKAIAFLKASPYSAKLGNAGLFLRQLQARAGSLPNLTTPRLGNPLIHGNTVSMAGLAASAPELQMQRTEQVAALPLGARVKLDPWSSSIEMVKARPLPLLSAREKMPFEVTPLRPYLKRQVSEGESATAPENSPAPETAPATVSPAGAPGGSVSVPAAAQSSINMSPLLQVKRP